ATACCACCAAGTGGTCCCATTGCCGCAACACGTACGGCACGAATGGTAGGAATATCTGCTTTTTGTTGTTCAAGTGATAGTACAATCCCCATTACAAACGTAACAAGGAATGGGTGCGTATTAAAGAACTCTAAGTTATGTTCCATAGATGCTGAGAGATCATCCTTGTTTGTATGGATTTTCTCAAGTCCCGGCAAGATACCATAGAGCCATCCACCTGCTTGCATACGTTCGTAGTTAAACGATGATTGTAAGAAGAGTGAACGCCAAACCATTTTATTTAACGTTTTCTTATCCAGTTGTTGTGCTGGATTTAGATCTTTATATGTATTAGATTCCATCTTCGTCACCTCCACCTGATGTTAAGTCACGTAGTTTTGTATTTGTTTGGAAATCGTAGATTGCAATAGCAGTACCGATCATTGCGATAATAAGCAATGCGGAACCACCAAGTCCTGGAACTTTACTGATAATTGTAGCGAATGCAAATCCAAGGAAGAAGAATCCCCAGAGTTCTCCGGAGAGCATAATCTTCATAAGAATTGCAAATCCGACATAACGCATCATCTTACCACCAGCTGCAAGACCGGCCATAAACCAACTATTATTGGATGACCAATCAACGATTGCTCCACTAAAGGAAACACCAAGTTTCATACCAACCATAATAATGACAGCGAAGAGTAGTCCGATTAAACCCATCCCGATATAGTTGATTTGTTCAATCCCTTTTGGATTTGCAGCTTTCGCAGCTTCATCCGCTTTCTTCATTAATGGTGACATTAACGTAAAGGCTGTTGTTACAGCATATTGACCTAAAAGTGCAAATGGAACCGCCATCCCCACAGCGGCACTTGGATCAACACTTGGCATGGAAACTGCAAAGATTGTTGCCATGATCCCACCAATAACTGCGTTTGGTGGTTGTGCTCCCCCAACAGGCATACTACCAATTTGAATTAATTGATATGTTCCCCCAACAACAAGCCCGGTTTTCATATCTCCTAAAATCGCTCCGATTACAGGACCAACAACGATAGGTTGGTAGAGTGATTCAAGGAAACTGAATTGGTCAATCGCAACAATAAATGTAACGATAAATACGAGCAAGTATTGAATAATTGAAAAACTACTCATAATTCTTTCCTCCTATATATTATTGAAATAACTTTTCGATGTTATCAGCACTTTCGGTAGGAACTTTTCGAATCTCTAGCTCTACACCCAGTTCTTTTAAACGTCTAAATGCTTCCACATCATGATCATCAACAGCCACAACTTGGGCTACTTGACGTTTTCCTTCTGACATATGCATGTTTCCAATATTTACTTTCGTAATGGGAACACCACCCTCCACAAGTGTTAATACGTCAGCAGGGCTCTCACAAACAATAAAAATCTTTTGTTTGTCTGAAGCCTTATGAATTGTTTCGATTGTCTTTTGTAAGGTCCAATAGCGTGTGGTTGCATAACTTGGTGCAGCCATATCCATTAATCCTTGACGCATTTTATTTGATGCTACTTCGTCATTCGCAACAAGAATTAAATTAGCTCCAATAGCGGAACACCATTGTGTTGCGACTTGACCATGAATTAATCGATTGTCAATTCGTGTTAATACAATATTAGGCATCTAAACTCTCCTCCTTCTGCCATAAGAGATGTAAGCGCTCTTATAGTATAAGTGTACCTTAACATTCACAAATAATATTTGCACAATTTTATACTTGTTTTGCACTTTTGTGTTTACTCGTTTGCTTATCACACAATAAGAACAAGAATATCTTATGATTAAGTTAGAATATTTGTAATGAATAAAGGAGAAACTATGTATTTAAAAACGACAAGCCCACAATTCTTGAAGTATGGACAAGTACAAGATCACCCATCAAACTTTAAAGTTCATCGTTTCTTTGTGGAAGGAAAAGTTCCTCAGTACTTAAAGTCAGTATCAGTGCCCGTTACACTTGAAGTATTAGAAGGGATTGCATTGGTTGTGATTTTAGATCCATCAGGTGATCCAGAACAGTTTGTAATCCATCGGATTGCCCGATTAAATCCTGATATCCCTTATACCGTAATCCCACTTACACAAAGTGCTGTGATTGAAGAATCCATTCAATCGGATGGTGTTTACACCGTTCATCACTATGAGAATGAACAAGAGGTAGGTTACCTTCCGATACGTCCTAAGTTTTATGTTACCGATATTTTTTCATATTATTATAGTGTTAAAGGGAAAAACTATCATTTTTCTGGGGAATCGCATTTCTATTGGGAAATTACGTATGTGGATACAGGGGAGTTGGTTACGGAAATTGATGGGAAAGAATTCAAACTTGAAAGTCAAAGCATGATGCTTTATTTCCCAAATCAATTTCATAAACAACGCATTGAAGGGGATAAGTCCTGTTCTTACTTAACAATCATGTTTGACATGAACATTAATGTGCATGATATTGATCATATTAAAAATAAAGTCTTTACCTGTACACAAGAAATGTATAATTTGTTTAATAGTTTTATTAAACATTCAACGATTTTAGAAACATATAACGTACCGTATTCACGAGATCTCATGATTTCGTACTTGCAAGAACTGATCATCTTGGTCATTCAATATGACAGCCCAAATCACACACAACATTTGAACTCGAATCCTATTCAAGCTAATTTTGAAAATGAATTGGTAAATGAGATTAATAAGTATATCTTAAATAATATCTGTGAACCCATATCGGTAGAGGATTTATGTGATCACTTTGCGATCAGTCGTTCAAGTTTACAAGTTCTTTTTAAGAAAAACATGGACATGCCTCCAAAGCAGTATATTAATGATATTAAGATGATGCGAGCACAAGTCATGATTTTGGAAGAAAATTTACCCATTACTGAGGTAGCGATGCGTTTAGGTTTTAGTTCAATTCACTATTTCTCCCGTAAGTTTAAAAAACAATTTGGCTTGTCTCCCACCGAGTATGCGCAGTCTTTATATAATAAAAATACCAGCGATGATTAGCTGGTATTTTTATTTGATTTGATAAGCTTTGATAGATTACCAAATTCGATTTAATTGTTAGATGCCATCGCCATCTTCAATCTCATCATCGCGTTGTAAGTCTGCGATGTCGAAGAGATCAACTTGCGATGCTCCTGTTTCGCTTAGTGATAAAGCAAAATCGTGGAGTAATGGTTCACCAAGTCTCATAAGACTGGCTTCAAGTAACATGGATAAATTGGTTCCTGTGAGAACTTCCACGTTTTCTTGTTGTGTCGCAATCATGACTGCTTCTTTAAACGGTGTTCCACCTTTTAAGTCTGTAAAGACAAGAACACCATCTCCAGTGTTAACGTTGTTGATTGCAACTTTTAAGTCTTCAGACAACGCCTCAGGTCCTTTTTCCTCTAAAAAGAGAACGGATTCATATGAGGGTTGTTTCCCAGCGATTAATTCTACAGCAGACGTTAAGCCTTCCGCAAAACGTCCGTGTCCTGTTACGACAATACCAATCATCTATTTTTCCTCCTCGTAGGAATATGGATAAATAATAACACCTTGTACGACACGGTTTACAAGTCCTGATGGCCATGGATTATCCGGTGACTTATCTAAATCAAGAGATTTGTAAAGGGATAATACTTGTGCATACATAACCATATTAAGTCCCACTAAATCTTTGTTTGTATCTTCATTATAGTTAATTGAAACATAAACATCAACGAGTTCACGAATCACATCATCATTCATAGTATCCACAACCATGATTTGGTTTCCATTACGTTGAGGACTCATTTCCTTAATAATATCAACTTGATATTGACGTGTATAAGGATCTTCTTTCATATAGACAACTGTCAGTGTTGTACCATTTACAATTGATTTAGGACCATGACGGAAGCCGAGTGGTGAGTTATGCATTGTCACAACTTCACCTGCAGTCAGTTCAAGCATTTTTAATGCAGATTCTTGAGCGAATCCGTTTTGATCTGCATCACCAAGGTAAACAATACGATCAAATTTAAAGTTTTCTACAAGGTCCATCGCAACTTTATAGCCTTCTTCATTAAATGCATAACCCACACGGATAATGTCTTTAATTGAAGGGTAAAGTGCTTCAAGGTTTTCCGTATTGAAAGCCAAGAATGCAGCAAGGAACATGTTTGAGAAACTACTTGTCATTGCAAATGAGAGGTCATTTGTTTCTTTAGGTAGTTTGATTGAGTAGATGTTTTCATCATCACGAAGTGCAAGTTTTCCTTCGTGATTACATGTAATCACTAAGTGTTTCGCATTTTTATTGATTTCATTCACAACATCTACAGCTGCAATGGATTCAGGTGAGTTACCTGAACGACCAAAGGATACAAGTAATGTAGGTTTTACAGGGTCGATAAATAAAGCAGGTGTAGCCACAATATCTGTAGTAGCAATTGATTTAAAATTTGAATTGAATTCCTTTACAAGTACAGGTGCAAGTGCATTTCCTACAAATTCACTGGTACCCGCTCCGGTAAAGATTACATCGTATTCACTTTCATTAATCACTTGATTAATAAAGTTTTGGATTTCTTGACGGCGTTCTAAAACAATATGGTATGTTTTATCCCATGTTTGCGGTTGTTGGTGGATTTCATTTGCGGTATCAAACGCTTTGAGATCTTTCCAAGTTTGTTCATTGTTGTTAAACATAGTGTATATGTCTCCTATCTTTCATTGTTCACTGTCATTATAGGTAAGCATTGATACGACCTCAACCAAATTGGTTAAAGATACAAAAACCTCGTTAAAAAAGACAAGTGAAATAGAAATGTTATACAGTACAATAAAGAAAAGGAGTCAATTATGAGCGGAAACCCAAAAAATACATTTACTGATTTTCTAACACGCAAAGTATATAAAGTGAATCAAGGCCAAGAAAAACAGCTTGTTTTTTACCGTAATCGTATTGTGATTGCAATTATGCTGGGAATCTTTCTGATCAGTTTTAACGTTTCAACTGGTTTGAGTCTGTTATTGGCAGGGGGATTTGGTGTTGTTGCGGAACTTCGTTATCGTTTTGATTTTCTAAAAAAATGTCATCCTGTTTCTTTGGCGCAGGTGAAACATAAAACGGTCTCGTCATCAAACATACTTCTCAATAGTGGCTTGTATGGTGTCTTGGGTATCTTATTACTTTATTTCGCATTGAAAGAGCCCAGCGTTGAATCCTATCGATGGTTCTTAGTGGGGATTGGGGCAGCCGGTATTGTGGTTGCGATGGTATACTTAATTCAATATTTCTCAAATCGACACGAACACATTTAAAGGTGCACTCCAAATGCACCTTTTTCTTATGAATTATCCATGAAAACAGAAGACATGAATATAGGCTTTAAGTGCTTTGTGCTAAGATAGAGGTGTAGAGAGCGACAAGGAGGTATTGTATGCGAAATTTGATTGAAGAATATCGACTTAAAACAAATGGAAATCTAGGAAATATAATTTATAAATGGGGCCCAGTAATCCTTTTAGTAGGAGCTGTTATTTTACTGGTCTTAACGCAAATGACTTTTGGAAATATTTTTAATGCCATGACACATGTTGAACGGTTTGCGGGGAATGTGATCAAGACTAAGGTGATGGTTTCGATTCTGATGGTTGTCTCAATTTGTGTAGGTTTATTGATGATTTGGGACATGATTGCGTTTAAAGAAAAACGTGGTGAAGTTAATCGCTTGTATAGCTTGATTGGGACCGTATTTTTTTTCTTAACCTTAGTGAATATAAATAAAATCACAAAGCTTACGAATCTTATTGAAATCGTTGAACCGACACAATCGGTTTATCGTATTATTGCATGGGGTGTAATTGCGGTGCTCGGTCTTGTTTTGGGACTGATTCATGCTCATAAACAAAATACGCGTATTGTGATGGAACGAGAGGTAACCTATCATGCTTAGTTCAAAACAATTAGAACGTTTAAAATTAGAACATGTGGAATCTTTGGATGAAGCATTGGATTGTTTACGACGTGACATCAAGCCGAAGGTGTCTGCCCAAAAATATGCGAAAGTTGTTGCATCCGTCGCAACACATTATGCAGAGGTGTATGAAGAGCAACCCGAAATACTCGAATCCGATAATGCACCAATCTCTGAAGAACCAATCGAACCGGTGGAAGCGCCAACTGTTGGCTTTAGTACGCAATTCTTTGCGACATTGCTTACAGGCTTGTCTGTAGCGAGTTTGGGTGTTGTGATGATGAGCAATCGCAGTTTTGAGAAATTAGTTAGTATGTTTGATCAAGGAACACCACTGCTTTGGATTATATTGAGTATTTTGCTCTTTGTATCAATGTTGGTGATTCGTATGATTGAACGGAGTGAAAATGCACATGCGAAATATTATTTAAGTCGTAAACTCGTCTTATGGACGAGTGGACTTGGATTGATGAATGCACTGATGGGTATTTTTGTCATAATGAGTGCAAATTCATTAAATTTAGTTTTAAAACTTATGTTTTCATTAGTCTTAGGAAAAATCACAGCCGTAGTTTGCTTGTTAACGGTAATTGCGTTTGTTGTGGTATTAGTTAAACAAGATGAATTAGTTCTTGTGAAAGTACAAGAGTAGGAGGCATAGAAATGGAAGAAAAAGATGAATTGGACGACATTCTTGATGAAGTCGATGCGCAAGATGATGCGGAAGCAAAACGATTAGAGGACTTGGAAGAAACAGAACAAGAACTTGATGACTTGGAAAACAAGGAAGAAGATCTTGATGACATTCTCGATGAGATTGAGTCTAAACCTGAAGCTGTGATCGAAAAGGTTTATGTCGTAGCAGAATCACCAAAATCTGTAGAAGAAACCGTCGTTAAAAAGTCAAAACCAAAACGTTCTGATAAGCATAGTAAGTCTAAACACAAGAAATCGAAGAACAAACGCAATGCATTGATTGCCTTGTTTGTTTTAATTGTAGTGTGTGGTGGTGTCTTTACGGTATGGAAACTAAAGTTTAGTGGACAAGCCTTGGATGCGTTTAAATATGTACAGGTTGACTTTGAAGGGGTCGATACAAAAGGAACGGCTACATTAGAAGTGGACCTAGACGCAATTAAAAATCCTGAACAAAAAGAAATCTATGAAAGCTTAACGTATAGCTTGAGTCCACAAGAAGGTCTCGAAAATGGTAATCGTATTAAACTGATTGCTGAGAAATCTGAGTCTACAGATAAACTCTTAAAAACACATAAATACCGTCTTGAAAATTTAGAAAAAGAAATCGTAGTTAAGGATCTCTATGATTCCGAACAGTTTAATCTCTTTGAACAATTCTCATTTAATTTTGAAGGGATGGATGGAAGTGGTACGGTTACCTATGATATGTATTTGGATGTGGATGAGTCATATCTTCAAACAATTGTGGAAGGAACAACCTTATCATTCTCAAAAGATAAAAATCTTGTGAATGGTGAGGAAATAACTGTCAAGGCGACCTTTAATAAAGAAGCGATGGCAGCCATGAACCAACATAAAGTTAAAATTTCTGAAGAACAGACAACTGTTAAAGTGGAAGGCCTAAGTGATGTTTATGCAAGTATAGATGATATTAAGGAATACAAGGAGTTACAAAATCTTGCGTTCAATAAAATTAAAGCAGATTATGCGAAACATCCCGATACTTATACGAATTTCAAACTAGAGTATGCATGTTATGCAGCGGATACACAAAATAATGTAAATGCGGTCGATTACTTTGATAAGCATGCTTACTCAAAAGGGAGTTTGATGTTTATTTATAGTTTTGATCGTATACGTGGTAATGATGTTGCACATTTTGCAGATAACTATGGTTACACCAATATGGTATTAAGTGATGGGAAACTAGATCGTGATGCCATGTTACTGATGTCACCGTATCAAGATGGTGCATCTATAGAGAAAGTATTGAATGAATTACAAGCGAATAATTTTAAGTGTGAAGCCCAATAATATGGAACGCATAAAGACTGTCAACAAGTTTGGCGGTCTTTTAATATTGGCCTTTGACCCGTCTTTAATGTAAGCGCTTGCTATATTTGTGTAATTTGTGTATAATTTGTGTAGAGAGCTAAACATGCATATGGTTAGGGGGATTTTATGAAAAACTATTATGCTGTGTTTATTGCATTTACGCTCGTTGTTCTTACACGAACTGTGATTCATCCGGATTTACTTTTAACTGTAACGGGTACTGTAACATTCTTGGTGATTCTAATCTTTGCGATAACACAAATATTTAATTTAAAGCATGAAGTACGCGACGAGAGATTGCTCTATCTTAATGCTGTGTTAAATGTGTTTACTGCTTTCTTATATTACAACAATGTTTATAAAGCGATAACATTAACACCCTATGATTCGCTGTTATTCGGGTTAACAAGCGTTCTTGCATTCATATCTCCAGTGTTACTGTTTCTTGCTCGTGATGCAAACCACATCTGAGTGCTTTATACATGATCGTAATTGCTTGTGAAAATATAACCAGTGCCAGGTTATATTTTTTTTTGTCTTTCGATTGCATATTAATGGGGGTTTAGTATAATGAAGTTAGTTTCTGATGGAGACTAAGAAAATTGAATTCGTACAAGGGGTGCTCGTATTTCGGGCTGAGAATAAACGGTTACGTTTTAAACTCTAAGCTTTAAGCTTTGTACCTGATCCAGCTAATACTGGCGGAGGGATGTATTAATCGCATACTTTTTTTGAGTAAACGTGTATACCTCTTTTCGTACGAGAAGAGGTTTTTTATATTATAAGGAGGTTCATATGAACGCAAGTGTAGCAATTCAAATTTTACCGAATACAACTTCGAATGAAGAAACAATTCGTATCGTGGATGAGGTGATTGAGTATATCGCGCAAACAGGTCTAAACTATGTAGTTGGACCCTTTGAAACATCTATAGAAGGGGATTATGATGAATTGATGGAAATTGTTAAGAACTGTCAACTCATTGCTGTTAAGGCAGGTGCTGATAAAGTATCGGCATATGTAAAGATTGCCTATGCGCCTACAGCACACATTCTCACCATTGATGAAAAAATCACAAAACATCAAAAATAGATTGTTGTCAGTATCCGCAATTCTTGGATTGTTGGTATTATGGCAAGGTCTTTCATCACTTGGAGTGATTCCGCGGTTTATGCTGCCCGCTCCCAGTGATGTCGTTAAAGCATTTAATAATGATTTTAGTTTACTTATGTATCATGCGAGAACAACGCTCTTAGAAGCCTTTTTAGGATTAACATTTGGGGTTTTGTTAGGATTTATATTTGCGGTGGTTATGGATCATGTTTCATGGTTTCATAAAATGTTTTACCCACTTATTATCTTGACACAGACTATTCCTACTGTTGCATTAGCGCCCCTTTTGGTGCTTTGGATGGGTTATGGATTACTTCCAAAAATTACGTTAATCATCTTAACGTCGTTTTTTCCCATTACGATGGGATGTATGAATGGATTTCAGTCCTGTGATAAGGACGCTTTAAATTTAATGAAATCAATGGGTGCAAATACTTTTCAAACGTTTCGTCATATAAAATTTCCACATGCTTTACCTTACTTTTTTTCCGGTTTAAAAATTTCAGTATCGTATTCTTTAATCGGTGCTGTAGTAGCGGAATGGTTGGGTGGTTATAGTGGATTGGGTGTTTATATGACGCGTGTACGTAAATCGTATTCGTTTGATAAGATGTTTGCCGTAATTTTCTTTATATCTTTCTTAAGCTTGGTATTAATGGGGTTTGTTTCGTGGTTACAAAAACGGACTCAACCATGGCTTGATGCGGAAACCTTACAAAGAGATGGAGCAGATAATTCATGAAAAAGAAATTAATGGGGATGATGGTTTTGGGTTTGCTTTTAACGGGATGTGGGGCAAAGTCAAACAAGCCTGTACGTATCGTTTTGGATTGGACTCCCAATACGAATCATACCGGGATTTATGTAGCCCAAGAAAAGGGATTCTTTAAAGCACAAGGTCTTGAAGTGGAGATTGTGCAACCGCCTGAAGGATCCACGACATCGTTAATTGGTGCAGGTGGTGCAGAATTTGGGATTAGTTTCCAAGATACCATGGCACCGGCACTAGCAAGTGAACACCCACTACCAATCACTGCGGTAGCGGCCTTAATTCAACACAATACCTCAGGTATTGTTTCATTAAAAGAAAAAGGAATTGATGCACCCCGTAAGATGGCTGGACATACTTATGCAACATGGGATTCACCGATTGAACAAGCGATTATTCGTAAAATTGTAACGGATGATGGTGGAAATTATGATGATATTAAGATGATACCTAATACAGTTACGGATGTGGTATCAGCACTTCAAACAGACATTGATGCAGTCTGGATTTTTAAAGCATGGGATGGCATGGCTATCCAACAAGCCGGTTTGGATACACATTTTCTAAACTTTGCGGATTATGGTCAAGAACTGGATTTCTACAGTCCCGTTTTGATTGCGAATAATGGTTATTTGGAAGAAAATGGGGAAGAAGCGAAGAAAGTTTTAAAAGCCTTAGAAGAAGGATATGAGTTTGCGATTGAAAATCCCGATGAAGCAGCGGAGATTCTTGTAAAGCATGTACCAGAACTTGATCTTGATTTAATTAAAGCAAGCCAACATTTTCTTGCGAAAGAATATAAAGCTGAAGTCACGAAGTGGGGTACCTTTGATGGTGCGCGTTGGAATCGCTTCTATGCATGGCTTTATGATAATCAATTAATTGAGATGCCCATTGCTGAGAATGTAGGATTTACCAATGACTATCTCAACTAATCCCGTTTTAGTGCTCGAACACGTTTCAATGGCTTATGGATCTAAGCACGTTTTAGACGATGTTTCGGTGACCTTAAATCAAGGGGAAGTTGTATGCATCTTGGGTGAAAGTGGTGTTGGTAAGACGACGTTATTTAATGTGATTGCAGGACTACTTCACCCTGATAAAGGTTCCGTATCTTTACATAAACAGGATATTACAGGGACGACGGGTCATGTTTCGTATATGCTTCAGAAAGATTTATTGTTGCCTTATAAGACGGTCATTGATAATGCAGCGTTGCCGTTACGAATTCAAGGTAAGAGCAAAGTAGAGAGTCGTGAAGCGGCCTTAAAGTATTTCGCGACCTTTGGTTTAGAGGGAACACAAAATCTGTATCCTGCCCAATTATCGGGTGGAATGCGTCAACGTGTCGCTTTTCTAAGAACATTTCTATTCTCAGATGATGTTGCCTTGTTGGATGAACCGTTTAGTGCATTGGATACAATTACCAAACATCAAATGCAAACATGGTATTTGGATATTATGAGTCAATTAAATCTATCCACATTCTTTATAACACATGACATCGATGAAGCGATTTTACTTTCAGATCGCATTTATGTATTAAGTGGAAAACCGGGAAAAATTACGTATGAATTAGTCATTGATAATCCCAAACCTCGCAATGAAGACTTTTTGTTAACGGATGCATTTATAAATTATAAACGCATCATCAAAGCGCACTTAAACGATACCAAAACAGAATAGACAAAAAAGATACACACGGATAAGTGTGTATCTTTTTCATAAAACTTGTTATATTGATAGGAGAAGGTTGAGGAAATGCATGTTAGATACAAAAACAATTAAAGAACGCGTCGTTTTAGTCGGCGTGGATTTTGGAAAAAAAGATTTTGACTTAGAATCATCCATGATTGAATTAGGCGATTTGGTTGAAGCGGCTGAGGGAACGGTTGTCTATCAGATTACGCAAAACCGAGATCGTCCTGAGAGTGCAACTTATATTGGGATTGGGAAAATTGAAGAAGTGATGCGTGCGGTGGCAACGTATGATGCGGATACAGTCGTATTCAACGATGAACTCAGTGGATCACAGATTCGAAATCTTGAAAGCTTAATTGGCTGTAAGATTGTCGATCGAACCAATTTAATCCTTGATATTTTTGCTTTGCGCGCAACAACGGCCGAAGGGAAACTTCAAGTAAAGCTTGCGCAACTAAAGTATCGTTTACCGCGCTTAATTGGGTATAGTGACTATTTATCGCGTACCGGTGGTGGTATTGGGACACGTGGTCCGGGTGAACAAAAACTTGAACTTGACCGTCGTCATATTCAACGCGAAATTCTTCACGTCCAAAATGCCTTAACAAAATCAGAGGAAAACCGTGAAATCACGCGCAGTAAACGCTTAAATTCAAATCTTCCAATTATTTCATTTGTAGGGTATACCAATGCGGGTAAATCGACCTTAATGAACGCAATATTAACCAATGGTGATCCTCAAGCAAACGATAAACATGTGTTTGTGAAGGATATGCTCTTTGCGACTTTAGAACCCTCCATGCGTAAGGCGCGTCTTAATAATGGACTGAATGTTATTCTTACGGATACCGTAGGATTTGTATCAAAATTACCGCATACGCTTGTAGAAGCATTTAAAGGGACTCTTGAGGAAATTAAGTATTCTGATCTTATCATTCATGTCGTGGATGCATCCAATCCTGACTTAAACATTCAAATGGATACAACGTATAAAATGCTTCGTGATTTGGATGTTTTGGATCGAAAAATTATCACAGTCTTTAATAAAATGGATCAAGCGATGGATCAAGATATCGTCTTCTATCAAAGTGAATTTGGGAATCGTATGTATATCAGTGCCCTCGACATAGAAGATATTGATCGGTTGGTCGATGCCATTGAGGTAGAACTTGAGTCAAGTTTTAAGAAAGTAAGTTTTGAAATCCCGTTTGCGGATCTTGGAATCTTAGATGCGATTGCATCCAACTATGAAATCATTGGTTTAAATTATACGGAAAAAGGAGCACAATTTCGTGCTGTAATCCGTGAATCGGATCAAAATCGTTATAAAAAATACATAATCTAAAAGATGTGAGTGTTTTTGGATTGCTCATTAACCACTTTGTACTGAGATAGTGTATAATGAAAAAGCACTTTCACACATGTCCAATCGGTATGGTGAATTCGGTTTAGAATAACCATGCATAGAAAAGAGATGATATCGTGAAACATACATTTAAAAATTATGGAATTGATGATTCAATTCTAAAGTCAATTCAGTATTTGGGCTATGAAGCCCCAACAGATGTTCAACAAGAAGTAATTCCGGCAGTATTAAGCGGGAAAAATATTGTTGTACAATCACAAACAGGCAGTGGAAAGACCGCTTCATTTGGGATTCCTATTTGTCATCAAGTTGAATGGAAAAAACGTAAACCTCAAGTTTTAGTATTAGCACCGACGCGTGAACTTGCCATCCAAATCCAAGAAGATTTATTTAATCTTGGTCGTTTTAAACGCTTGAAGGTTGAAGCGTTATTTGGGCGCAGTTCATTTGAGAAGCAAGCACAGCGTTTAAAAGAAATGACACACATCCTTGTCGCAACGCCA
This genomic stretch from Erysipelothrix rhusiopathiae harbors:
- a CDS encoding ABC transporter ATP-binding protein; the encoded protein is MTISTNPVLVLEHVSMAYGSKHVLDDVSVTLNQGEVVCILGESGVGKTTLFNVIAGLLHPDKGSVSLHKQDITGTTGHVSYMLQKDLLLPYKTVIDNAALPLRIQGKSKVESREAALKYFATFGLEGTQNLYPAQLSGGMRQRVAFLRTFLFSDDVALLDEPFSALDTITKHQMQTWYLDIMSQLNLSTFFITHDIDEAILLSDRIYVLSGKPGKITYELVIDNPKPRNEDFLLTDAFINYKRIIKAHLNDTKTE
- the hflX gene encoding GTPase HflX is translated as MLDTKTIKERVVLVGVDFGKKDFDLESSMIELGDLVEAAEGTVVYQITQNRDRPESATYIGIGKIEEVMRAVATYDADTVVFNDELSGSQIRNLESLIGCKIVDRTNLILDIFALRATTAEGKLQVKLAQLKYRLPRLIGYSDYLSRTGGGIGTRGPGEQKLELDRRHIQREILHVQNALTKSEENREITRSKRLNSNLPIISFVGYTNAGKSTLMNAILTNGDPQANDKHVFVKDMLFATLEPSMRKARLNNGLNVILTDTVGFVSKLPHTLVEAFKGTLEEIKYSDLIIHVVDASNPDLNIQMDTTYKMLRDLDVLDRKIITVFNKMDQAMDQDIVFYQSEFGNRMYISALDIEDIDRLVDAIEVELESSFKKVSFEIPFADLGILDAIASNYEIIGLNYTEKGAQFRAVIRESDQNRYKKYII